Part of the Usitatibacter palustris genome, GACGTTGCTCGCGACCAGGAGGTAGTCGTTGTAGACGAGCGTGACGACGATCGGGCCCGACACCCCCACCAGCGAAAAGGCGAGCAGGTACGGGATCGCCTTGGTGGCGCTCCCCCCCGGGCGGAGCAAGGATCTGAGGTCCATGTTGGGGGCCAATCTACGCTCCCTTGAGTCCCATCCCACGCGGCCTGCGACGAAACGCGCCCGGGTTGGGATGAAACGGCTCGCCGGCGGCGCGAATCCGGCGGCGGCGAATCAGCTTCCGAGCGCCTTTCCGAGGGCTTTCAGCTCCTGCTCGGAGGGCAGTTGCGGGCGGTCGCGATCCGTCGAGACGAGGCACAGGAATCCGAGGGGTTCGCCCCCGGCGGCGCGGAACTGGTGCCACGTCATGGGAGGAACGCTGACGAGGTCATTCACGACGAGGTCGTGCATGCGATCGCCGATGAGGCAGCGCCCGCGGCCGCGAATGACCATCACGTTGTGGATGTGCTCATGCCGCTCGAGCGTGGTCCAGCCGCCGGCCGCCACTTCGAAGTAGCGCAATTGCACCGGCATGCCGCCGCCGTCGAAAAGCACCTGGCGCGTCACGTCCTTGAAGGGCGCGCTGCCCTCCTGCTTGTACTTGAGGACGTCCACGCCTTCCCAGTGGAAGGTGCCGTCGTGCTTGCGCACGGGCTGGGATGTCGGTTCGTTGGACTCGTCGGGCATGGGCACCTCAATTCGCGCGGACGGCGCCTGCGAACTCGCGGCTGGCATCGGGCAATCGATCGCCCTCGGCAAGGAGGCTCCCGCCGATCAGCAACATGATGTCGCGCCCGTAGAACTCGAGCATCTCGGGCACGCGAGCGAGCGACATGCCGCCACCGGGTACGGGCAGCGTGCCCTTGAGCTCGGCCATCGGCGTGCGCGCGCAATTGGCGATGCCGCGGCAGGTCTGCGGCGAGTACGCGAAGCGGCCACCGTGGTTCGGGAAGATTGTCGCGTCGGCGCCGAGGATGCGAAAGAGCTTCCCAAGCAGCAGCGGTGCGGCGATGCGCTGCGCGCCCGCGAGCGCGGGGTGCGCGAGCACGGGAACGCGAATGTGCTCGCGAACGAGCTCGTGGAAAGTGGCGAGGCCGATCAGCATCGGGGCGACGAGCACCATGCCCACCCCTTCCTCGTGCGCGATGCGGGCTTGTTCGATCAACGCGCTCGGCGGACCGGAGATCGTGGGCGCGTACGCCGTGCGATGGTCCGACTCGCGATTGGCCGCGGCCACCGCGTGCTGCACTGCCTTCACGCGCTCGGCGAAGGGCGAATAGGACTGGTTGGCGATCCCGTGGTCATCCTTCACGACGTCGATGCCCGCGCGCGTGAAGGTACCGGCAAGTTCCGCGAGCGCCATCGGCGAGAGTCCCTGCGGCTTCAACGCGGCGCAGGTGAGGGCGCGGCGCTCGGCGCCCACGAGCTTGCGGATGCCGTCGATGCCGAAGCGCGGGCCGCCGAAGGCTGCGAGCATCGCGTCGGGGAAGTCGAGCTTGAGCAACTCCACGTCCGGTTGCAGCGACGTGTTGCCGAAGGCCATGTTGAGGAGCTGCGAAACCTCGAAACCGGTCGTCTCCACGGCGAGCTTCACGCGGACGCGATGGTGGTCGGGCCCGTCGGCTTCGATCGAATCCACGCGGCCGACGATCTCCTCGAGGATGCGCGGTTCGGCGATCGCTTCCACGGGCATCTCGACACTTTGCTCGACGGCGATCGCGCGTGCGCGCGCTTCGATTCCGGAAGCGGGCGCGGCGACGCGATAGGTGGCGGTGAGCCAGCGGTCGTCGGCCAAGGGTGTGGAGGGCAGGGCGTTCATGGAGTATGAATTGTGACAGGAAAAGTAGAGGGGTCAGATCCCTTAACTTTCGAGAAAGTTAAGGGATCTGACCCCTCTACTTTTCAAGCAGGGCGAGCGACTCCCGATGGAGCGGCTGCCCCCGCTCGATGAATGCGTCGAGGATGGAAAAGTGGTTGAGGCCGGGCAGGATCAGGCTCGTGCGGGTCTGTGGCGACCACGCATCGGCGAAGTCGAGCGACTGGCGCTGGAACTCGGAGGTTTCGGCGCCACCCGCGGCGACGACGAGCGGCGCGGTGATCGTGCGGCGTGCCTCGAGCAGGCTCAGGCGCCGCGCACTGTCGAGGTCGAGGCGAAGATCCTCGTTCGCGCTGTAGTGAAGGAGTGGCTCGAGCTCGAACAGGCCGCTGATGGAAACGCCGCCGACGATGCGCGCCGGATCGAACGCGAGGCGATCGCGCGGCGTGGCGAAGAGTGCCGCGACCTGGTAGCCGCCCGCCGAATGGCCCGAGACCACCACGGGACCTTGCGTGAACTCCTGCGCCATCAGGAGATTCGTCGCCGAGAGGACGTCCTCGGTGATGTCGTCGAGCCCGACCTGCGGGCAAAGGCGGTAGTTCACGTTCGCGACGTTCACGCCCGCCGCGACCCATGAAGGCGCGAGCCACGCGAACATCCGCTTGTCGAGCGCGCGCCAGTAGCCGCCGTGGATGAAGATCAGCGTGCCGCGCGGATTCTTCGCGGGGAAGAGATCGATGCGATGCCGGGGGTCGGGTCCATAGGCGAGATCGAGGCGCGAGGAGAGCGACTTGCGTGCGAACTCGGAGTCGCGCTCCCAGCGCTCGAAGAACTTCGGGTGCTCGGGTACTGCGAGGCGATTGTTGTATTCGCGCTCGACGGTCGCCGGGTCCCAGGCGGGAAAGGAAGGCGGTTGCATGGAGGCATACTAGCGCCCATGACCCGCCCCGGAAACCTGACGATCGAACGTGCGCTGGCGCTGGCGAGGCACAGCGATTCTCCCGATCACTACACGCGCCTCCTCTATTCGCCCGCGCATCGCGCCGCGTCCGCGCAGATCCAGGCGTGGATGCGCGAAGCGGGCATGACGGTGCGCGTCGATTCCGTGGGCAACGTGATCGGCCGCTACGAAGCGGCGACGAAGGGTGCGAAGACGCTGCTCTTCGGCTCGCACTTCGATTCGGTGCGCAACGGCGGCAAGTTCGACGGCAACCTCGGCATCCTCGCGCCGATCGAGTGCGTGGCGGAAATGAACGCGCGCGGCGAACGCGCGGCCGTCGCGGTCGAGATCGCGGCGTTCTCCGACGAGGAAGGCGCGCGCTTTGCGACCGGGTTCCTGTCGAGCAAGTCGCTCGTCGGCCAGTTCGATCGCGCGTGGCTCGACCGATGCGATGCCGCCGGCGTCTCCCTGCGCGACGCGATGCGCGACGCGGGGCTCGATCCGGAGGCGGCCGGAAAGGACGCACTGGATCCCGCGCAGCTCGCGGGCTACGTGGAGCTGCATATCGAACAGGGGCCGGTTCTCCTCGATGCGGGCCTGCCCCTCGGGGTCGTGACCACGATCTCCGCGGGCAATCGCCACACGCTCACGGTGAAGGGCGTCGCCGGACACGCGGGCACGGTGCCGATGAAGATGCGCCACGATGCGCTCACGGCCGCCGCGGAGATGGTGCTGGTGATCGAGAAGCGCGCAGGCGCGGGTGCGCTGGTCGCGACGGTGGGCATCCTTCGCGTCCACGAGGGCTCGAGCAACGTGATTCCGGGCCACGTCGACTTCACCCTCGACATTCGTGCGGGCGACGATGCCACGCGCCGCGCCGCGGAAGACGACATCTTCACGGCGTGCGAGGTGATCGCCAAGCAACGGGGCGTCGTGCTCACGCGCGTGCGCCAAAGCGAGTCGAAGGTCGTGCGCTGCTCGGAGGCCATGCAGCTGCGGATCGCCGAAGCGATCACCGCGGCCGGCGTCGAGGCGCGGCGGCTACCCAGCGGCGCGGGTCACGACGCGATGATGCTCGCCGAGATCTGTGAGACCGGAATGATGTTCGTGCGCTGCGGCGCGGGTGGGGTGAGCCACAACCCGGCGGAGACGGTCAGCGTGGAAGACGCCGGGCTCGCGGTACGTGCGCTTCTGGAATTGATCCGGCGCTTTCCGCCCGCGGCCTGACCTGCGCGAGTGAAGCCGCGCCGCCGATCACCAGGATCGCGGGGCTCGTGATCCCGGAGTCCGCAAGTTCCTGCGGCAACTGGTCGAGCGTGGTGAGCAGCGAGTGCTCATCGCCGCGCGAGGCGCCCTGCACCGCGACGGCGGGCGTGGAGCCCGCGAGGCCCCCGGCGAGGAGCTCGCGCTGGATCGCCGCGCAATTGGCGATTCCCATGTAGATCACCAGCGGCAGGCCCGTTGCGGCGAGCGCGCGCCAATCGGTCTTCGCGCCTTCGCGCTCGTGGCCGGTGACGAGGATCGCGCCGGCGCAGAAATCGCGGTGCGTGAGCGGAACGCCGACGGAGGTGGCAGCGGCGAGGCCCGAGGTGATGCCGTTCACGACATCGCACTCGATCCCCGCCGCCCGTAGCGCCTCCAACTCCTCGCCTCCCCTCCCGAAGATGAACGGGTCTCCGCCCTTCAGGCGCACGACGAGGTTGCCGGCGCGCGCTTCCGAAACCATGAGTCGCTCGATGAATTCCTGCGGTGTGGACTTGCAGCCGCCGCGCTTGCCCACGTGAATGACGCGAGCCCCTGGCGAGGCGAGCGCGAGCACCGCGTCGCTGGCGAGATCGTCCGCGAGGATGACGTCGGCCGCCTGCAGCGCCTTCACCGCCTTCACCGTGAGGAGATCCGGATCGCCCGGACCTGCGCCGACGAGAAGGACCTTGCCCGGTTTCTTCACGCGACCCTCCGTCCGCTGCTGTCGGCTGATGCGCTCGCAGCGACGCGCTCGCGCAGCTCCGGCATGCACGAGCCACAGTTCGTGCCGCATTGCAGTTGCGCCTGCAGCGAGGCGAGGCGCTCGGCGGCACTGCCCGCGCATCCTGCGAGCGCCGTATCGATCGCGGTCGCGGTGACGCCGAAGCACTGGCACACGGTGCGGCCCGCGGAAACGAAACCGCTCGGCGCCTTGGCCGAAGGCATGAGGAGGAAGCGGCGCACGGGGCCTACCGGCTGGCCCGAGGCGAGCCAATCCTTGAGCCACTCGGCGCTGGCAAGCGCTTCCTCGCCACCGGAGAGCCGTGCAGCGACGAGGCGATCATCGGCGACGAGTACGCGACGAGATCCGCCGCGCCGCGCGTCGTCGTAGCGCAGGACGCCCTCGCCGATGAGGCCGAGCAGTGCATCGAGCCGCGTCGCCCAGCCATCCGCAGGTGCGCCCGAATGCGCCGCGCGCACGAGCACGCCGGGGCGATCGCGCCCCATCGGCACGACGCTGAGGAACGTCACGTCCTGCTGCAGTTCACGCAGGCCCTCGAGAACTTCGACGAGCCGCGCGCCATCGATCTCCGCGAAGCCCGCGAGCCGCCACGGCAGGGCAACGGCCTCGACCTTCACGCTCGCGTGCTTGAGCTCGGGCTGTCGTGAGTCGCGATCGAAGGCCGGATTGGTGATCGTGTTCGTGCCCGCGCTGTCCTTGCCGCCGAGGAAGCGCTTGCCCCAGTGCATCGGCAGGTAGACCTGGCCGGAGCGCAGTTCGGGATCGATGGCCGCGAGCACGTGGATCGCCCCGCGGCGCGACTGGATGCGCACCAGCTCGCCATCGGCGAGGCCGCGGCGCGTCATGTCGGTGGCACTCATGCCCAGGCGCGGCTCAGGCACGTGGCCGAAGAGCTGCGCGACGTTGCCGGTGCGGCTCATGCCGTGCCAGTGATCGCGCAGGCGCCCGGTGGTGAGCTGCAGCGGGAAGCGCGCGTCGGCCTTCTCGGCGACGGGGCGATAGGCGCCCGTGAAGAACTTCGCCTTTCCCGTGGGCGTGTGGAAGACGCCGTCGGTATAGAGGCGCACACGGCCCTCGCTCGCGCCTTCGGGAAACGGCCATTGCTGCGGTTCGCGTTCGAGCATCGCGTAGGTGAGGCCGGTGATGTCGAGGTCGCGTCCACGCGTCGCCTCGCGGTGCTCGTTCCACACGGCTTCGGGCGATTCGAACGGAAAGATCGAAGGCTTGCCCGGAGCGAGGCGCGTTTCGAGGCGGCGCGCGAAGTCGACCGCGATCGCCCAGTCGTCGCGGGCCTCGCCCGGCGCGGCCACGGCGGCGCGCACGCGCGTGATGCGGCGCTCCGAATTCGTGACGGTGCCTTCCTTCTCGCCCCAGGTCGTGGCCGGCAGCAGCACGTCGGCGAAAGGCGCGGTCTCGGTGTCGCGGTACGCTTCCTGCAGGACGACGAGCTCCGCGCGCGCGAGGGCTTCGTGGACCTTCGGAAGATTGGGCATCGATTGCGCGGGATTCGTGCACGCGATCCACACCATGCGCACTTCGCCCGAATGCAGCGCGTCGAAGAGCTCGACCGCGGTCTTGCCGGCGCGATCGGGAACGCGATCCACGCCCCAGAGCCTGGCCATCTCCGCGCGGTCGATCGCACTCGTGAGGCTTCGATGCGCGGCGAGCGTGGTCGCAAGCCCGCCGACTTCGCGCCCGCCCATCGCGTTGGGTTGTCCGGTGAGGCTGAACGGTCCCGCGCCGGGACGACCGATCTGTCCCGTGGCCAGATGCAGGTTCACGAGCGCAGCGTTCTTCGCGGTGCCCGACGAGGATTGGTTGAGTCCCTGGCAGTAGAGCGAAAGCGTGGCGGGCGAGGTGGCGAACCACTTGGCTGCGGTGGCGATGTCCTCGGCCTTCACGCCGCACACTTCCGCCGCGACGGCGGGCGTCCATTCGCGCACCGCGACGCGCAACTCGTCGAACCCTTCGACGTGCGCGGCGATGTACTCGCGATCGATGCGCTCGTCCCAGAGCATGAGATGCAGCATCGCGTGGAAGAGCGCCACGTCGGTGCCGGGAAGGATCGGCAAATGCAGATCGGCGAAGCGCGCGGTCTCGGTGCGCCGCGGATCGACCACGATCACCTTGAGCGCGGGATTGCGTTCGCGCGCGGCTTCGATGCGGCGAAAGAGGACCGGATGCGCGTGCGCCGTGTTGGAGCCCGCGATGAACAGGCACTGCGCGTGGTCGAGATCCTCGTAGCTGCACGGCGGCGCATCGACGCCGAGCGTCTGCTGGTAGCCGGTGACCGCCGAGGACATGCACAGGCGGGAATTCGTATCGACGTTCGCGGTGCCGATCAGGCCCTTCGCGAGCTTGTTGAAGACGTAGTAATCCTCGGTGAGCAACTGGCCCGAGATGTAGAACGCGACGGAATCGGGGCCGTGCTCGCGGATGCAGGCGGCGAAGCGGTCGGCGACGTGATCGAGCGTCTCGTCCCAGGTGAAGCGGCCGCGTGGGAGCGCGCGATCGCGGCGCATCTCCGGGTGCGTCGCACGCCCTGCCGACGCGGCCGGACTCGCCGTGAGGTGCAGCGTGGAGCCCTTGGTGCACAGGCGTCCGCGATTGGACGGATGGTCGGCATCGCCGCGCACCGCCGTGATGCGTTCGCCTTCGGAGGTGATCACGACCCCGCAGCCCACGCCGCAATAGCAGCAGGTGCTGCGCGTCTCCTTCACGGGGCCAGCTCGACCATGCCGTCGACGATGCGGACATCGAAGCGCTCGACGCGGCCTTCATCGGGTGCCGTCGCTTCGCCGCTCGCGAGGCTGATGCACCAGTTGTGCAGCGGGCAGGCAACACTTTCGCCGAACACGATGCCTTGCGACAGCGGCCCGCCCTTGTGCGGGCAAGCGTCGGCGAGCGCGAAGACGGAGTCCGATTCAGTGCGGAAGACTGCGATGAC contains:
- a CDS encoding RuBisCO large subunit C-terminal-like domain-containing protein; its protein translation is MNALPSTPLADDRWLTATYRVAAPASGIEARARAIAVEQSVEMPVEAIAEPRILEEIVGRVDSIEADGPDHHRVRVKLAVETTGFEVSQLLNMAFGNTSLQPDVELLKLDFPDAMLAAFGGPRFGIDGIRKLVGAERRALTCAALKPQGLSPMALAELAGTFTRAGIDVVKDDHGIANQSYSPFAERVKAVQHAVAAANRESDHRTAYAPTISGPPSALIEQARIAHEEGVGMVLVAPMLIGLATFHELVREHIRVPVLAHPALAGAQRIAAPLLLGKLFRILGADATIFPNHGGRFAYSPQTCRGIANCARTPMAELKGTLPVPGGGMSLARVPEMLEFYGRDIMLLIGGSLLAEGDRLPDASREFAGAVRAN
- a CDS encoding cupin domain-containing protein, with the protein product MPDESNEPTSQPVRKHDGTFHWEGVDVLKYKQEGSAPFKDVTRQVLFDGGGMPVQLRYFEVAAGGWTTLERHEHIHNVMVIRGRGRCLIGDRMHDLVVNDLVSVPPMTWHQFRAAGGEPLGFLCLVSTDRDRPQLPSEQELKALGKALGS
- a CDS encoding nitrate reductase — protein: MKETRSTCCYCGVGCGVVITSEGERITAVRGDADHPSNRGRLCTKGSTLHLTASPAASAGRATHPEMRRDRALPRGRFTWDETLDHVADRFAACIREHGPDSVAFYISGQLLTEDYYVFNKLAKGLIGTANVDTNSRLCMSSAVTGYQQTLGVDAPPCSYEDLDHAQCLFIAGSNTAHAHPVLFRRIEAARERNPALKVIVVDPRRTETARFADLHLPILPGTDVALFHAMLHLMLWDERIDREYIAAHVEGFDELRVAVREWTPAVAAEVCGVKAEDIATAAKWFATSPATLSLYCQGLNQSSSGTAKNAALVNLHLATGQIGRPGAGPFSLTGQPNAMGGREVGGLATTLAAHRSLTSAIDRAEMARLWGVDRVPDRAGKTAVELFDALHSGEVRMVWIACTNPAQSMPNLPKVHEALARAELVVLQEAYRDTETAPFADVLLPATTWGEKEGTVTNSERRITRVRAAVAAPGEARDDWAIAVDFARRLETRLAPGKPSIFPFESPEAVWNEHREATRGRDLDITGLTYAMLEREPQQWPFPEGASEGRVRLYTDGVFHTPTGKAKFFTGAYRPVAEKADARFPLQLTTGRLRDHWHGMSRTGNVAQLFGHVPEPRLGMSATDMTRRGLADGELVRIQSRRGAIHVLAAIDPELRSGQVYLPMHWGKRFLGGKDSAGTNTITNPAFDRDSRQPELKHASVKVEAVALPWRLAGFAEIDGARLVEVLEGLRELQQDVTFLSVVPMGRDRPGVLVRAAHSGAPADGWATRLDALLGLIGEGVLRYDDARRGGSRRVLVADDRLVAARLSGGEEALASAEWLKDWLASGQPVGPVRRFLLMPSAKAPSGFVSAGRTVCQCFGVTATAIDTALAGCAGSAAERLASLQAQLQCGTNCGSCMPELRERVAASASADSSGRRVA
- a CDS encoding allantoate amidohydrolase, coding for MTRPGNLTIERALALARHSDSPDHYTRLLYSPAHRAASAQIQAWMREAGMTVRVDSVGNVIGRYEAATKGAKTLLFGSHFDSVRNGGKFDGNLGILAPIECVAEMNARGERAAVAVEIAAFSDEEGARFATGFLSSKSLVGQFDRAWLDRCDAAGVSLRDAMRDAGLDPEAAGKDALDPAQLAGYVELHIEQGPVLLDAGLPLGVVTTISAGNRHTLTVKGVAGHAGTVPMKMRHDALTAAAEMVLVIEKRAGAGALVATVGILRVHEGSSNVIPGHVDFTLDIRAGDDATRRAAEDDIFTACEVIAKQRGVVLTRVRQSESKVVRCSEAMQLRIAEAITAAGVEARRLPSGAGHDAMMLAEICETGMMFVRCGAGGVSHNPAETVSVEDAGLAVRALLELIRRFPPAA
- the nirD gene encoding nitrite reductase small subunit NirD yields the protein MSLDGSARRFIPVAKLEDIPKLGARRYCRDDGKVIAVFRTESDSVFALADACPHKGGPLSQGIVFGESVACPLHNWCISLASGEATAPDEGRVERFDVRIVDGMVELAP
- a CDS encoding alpha/beta hydrolase, translating into MQPPSFPAWDPATVEREYNNRLAVPEHPKFFERWERDSEFARKSLSSRLDLAYGPDPRHRIDLFPAKNPRGTLIFIHGGYWRALDKRMFAWLAPSWVAAGVNVANVNYRLCPQVGLDDITEDVLSATNLLMAQEFTQGPVVVSGHSAGGYQVAALFATPRDRLAFDPARIVGGVSISGLFELEPLLHYSANEDLRLDLDSARRLSLLEARRTITAPLVVAAGGAETSEFQRQSLDFADAWSPQTRTSLILPGLNHFSILDAFIERGQPLHRESLALLEK
- the cobA gene encoding uroporphyrinogen-III C-methyltransferase, which encodes MKKPGKVLLVGAGPGDPDLLTVKAVKALQAADVILADDLASDAVLALASPGARVIHVGKRGGCKSTPQEFIERLMVSEARAGNLVVRLKGGDPFIFGRGGEELEALRAAGIECDVVNGITSGLAAATSVGVPLTHRDFCAGAILVTGHEREGAKTDWRALAATGLPLVIYMGIANCAAIQRELLAGGLAGSTPAVAVQGASRGDEHSLLTTLDQLPQELADSGITSPAILVIGGAASLAQVRPRAESAGSIPEAHVPRARRLPR